The sequence ATGTATAGTATCCAAGTTCTGGATAATAAAGGGTAATATCCATAAATTCACTAAAAGGTATAGTTCCTCTTTTTTTTATTATCTCAATTAGTTCTTTTTTTCCTGAAACCTTGCCTTTTTTCATATTATTCCTTTAAAAAAGTTTGTTATTTTTTAATTTTATTACCTTTTTTATTATTGCACAAATATACAGAAAGATATATTGTTATAGTGAAAATATCAATAACTTGAAAATTAGATAATATTAGAATATAATATTATAATAATTTTTGAATATTCTAATAAGAAATTTCTTTAGTGAGGGAATATCAAATGAGAAAAAACTGGCTTGCTGTGTTTAGTATATTTATTATTACAAGTTTTGCAAATGCAAAAATTATTTCTTTAGAAGAAGCTATAAATGAAGCTTTAAAAAACAACTTCCAAATAAAAGCAGAAGAAAAATTAGTAAAATCTAAAAGTTTTCAATATAAAGCATCTAAAGGAATGAGATGGCCTAAGATAGATTTATCTTTAAATTTTTTCAGAACAAATAATCCTGGCTATGCAATGATGAATACTTTAAATCAAAAAAGATTAGATTTAAATGAATCTGCTAAATTTGTAGATATGACAGGTTTTAATTCTTTCCCAGGTGTTAACTTTCCAAATCCATCTTATCCAGAAGTAAATAATTGGCAAACTAAACTACAACTTCAAGTTCCTATATATACCGGTGGAAAAATATCTACTGCAATAAAAATAAGAAAAGATGATTATATAGCTTCTAAATATCAGCTTGAAAGAAAAAAAGAAGAAACAGAATTTAATGTAATTAAAGCTTATAAAGGTGCTTTACTTGCAAAAGAAGGTATTAAACTTGCAAAAGAGGCTTATAAAACAGCAAAAAAACATTATGAAATTGCGAAAAAAATGCAAAAGGAAGGACTTATTGTATATGCAGATGTTTTAAGAGCAAAAATTTATATGTTAAATATGGAAGATAAAATAGCTGAAGCCAAAGCTAACTATCTTACAGCTAAAAAAGCATTACTGCTTGCTATGGGAGATACAAAAACAAAACCTGAGGATATAGATGTAGAAGGAAACTTAAAATGTGAAAAACTAAATAAAGATGTTTCTTATTATCAAAATATTGCTTTGGCAAAAAGAAAAGATTTGCTTTCTTTTAAAAAGAAATTAAACATAGCAAAAAATATGATTAATATTACGAAAGCAGATTTCTTACCAACAGTTGGAGCTTTTGCTTTTTATGAAATGGATTCTAAAGACTCACCTATTGATCCAGATGGTAAATGGTGGGGAGCTGGAATTGGCTTAAATTGGAATATTTTTAATGGGTTCCAAAGATTTAATCAATACAAGGCATCAAAAGAACAGTATTATCATTATAAGAATCAGATTAAAGGTTTTGAGGAATACATAAAATTTAAGGTTTATCAAGCTTATAATAATTTTCAAACAAAATATAATAAATATTTAACTCAAAAAGAAAACCTAAAATATGCAGAAGAAGTTTTAAGAACAACAGAAAAAAATTTCCAAAACCAAATGGTATCTATGCTTGATTTAATAGATACTCAAACAATGAGAGATAAAATCAAATTTGATCTTTCTAAAGCCACTTATGAATGTGAAATTGAAAGATTAAATCTAAATTATGAATCTGGATTAATAAATCAATAAAACGGAGGAGAAAATGAAAGGCGTAATTAAATTTACATTATTTTTTATATTACCTATAGCTTTGTTTATATTATGGCTTGGAGGCTTTTTCTCTAATAGAATACAACCAGGATATGCAGAAGAATCTCCAAAGGTTGTATCAGGACTTAAGGTAATAGAAATAAATAAACAACCTGTAAGTGAAAGATACAAAATAGATGGATATACTACTTCTAAAGAAACTGCAAATGTTGCCACTAAAATTATGGGAAAAATACTTAAAGAATATG comes from Hydrogenothermus marinus and encodes:
- a CDS encoding TolC family protein; translated protein: MRKNWLAVFSIFIITSFANAKIISLEEAINEALKNNFQIKAEEKLVKSKSFQYKASKGMRWPKIDLSLNFFRTNNPGYAMMNTLNQKRLDLNESAKFVDMTGFNSFPGVNFPNPSYPEVNNWQTKLQLQVPIYTGGKISTAIKIRKDDYIASKYQLERKKEETEFNVIKAYKGALLAKEGIKLAKEAYKTAKKHYEIAKKMQKEGLIVYADVLRAKIYMLNMEDKIAEAKANYLTAKKALLLAMGDTKTKPEDIDVEGNLKCEKLNKDVSYYQNIALAKRKDLLSFKKKLNIAKNMINITKADFLPTVGAFAFYEMDSKDSPIDPDGKWWGAGIGLNWNIFNGFQRFNQYKASKEQYYHYKNQIKGFEEYIKFKVYQAYNNFQTKYNKYLTQKENLKYAEEVLRTTEKNFQNQMVSMLDLIDTQTMRDKIKFDLSKATYECEIERLNLNYESGLINQ